A single window of Sporosarcina sp. 6E9 DNA harbors:
- a CDS encoding Bcr/CflA family multidrug efflux MFS transporter: METLKGSKRLRFAILLGTLAAMGPFTIDMYLPSFPTIVEAFDTTASFVQVSLTATLLGIGLGQLILGPMSDVHGRKKPLLIALVVYFIASLLCVFSPSIGFFIAARFIQGFAASSGIVISRAIVRDLYSGRELTKFFALLMLIFNLAPILAPVFGGAVLSFTDWKGIFAVLSVIGLLLFAVVMWRMDETLPAQSRVPSNFSNTLKNFLSLLKNREFMGYALAQGFIMAGIFAYVAGTPFVYQNIYEVSPQMFSLLFGMNGIGLIIGTHTVGRLTGVLTEKQILESGLLLSIISGAVLLIVVLVNGPLLAIVIPIFFFVMSIAVISTSSFSLAMESQGHIAGSASALLGLLPFILGAITAPLVGIAGEETAIPMGAIIFVSALIAVLSYWGLARTKKEVI; the protein is encoded by the coding sequence ATGGAAACATTAAAAGGATCTAAACGCTTACGATTTGCGATTCTCTTGGGAACGTTAGCTGCAATGGGTCCGTTCACAATTGATATGTATTTACCATCATTTCCAACGATTGTTGAAGCATTTGATACGACGGCATCCTTTGTACAAGTGAGTTTAACTGCGACTCTTTTAGGAATTGGTTTAGGTCAACTCATCCTTGGACCAATGAGTGATGTGCATGGCCGTAAAAAACCATTGCTAATTGCGCTGGTTGTGTATTTTATCGCGTCGTTATTATGTGTTTTTTCACCGAGTATCGGATTTTTTATCGCTGCTCGTTTTATACAAGGATTTGCTGCGTCTTCAGGAATCGTTATTTCAAGAGCGATTGTTCGGGATCTATATAGCGGAAGGGAATTGACGAAGTTTTTCGCTCTTCTCATGCTTATTTTTAATTTAGCGCCAATCCTAGCGCCTGTCTTTGGCGGGGCCGTTCTGTCGTTTACGGATTGGAAAGGAATATTTGCGGTATTGAGCGTGATTGGCTTATTACTATTTGCGGTCGTCATGTGGAGAATGGACGAGACATTGCCGGCACAGTCTCGTGTGCCTAGTAATTTTTCAAATACACTTAAGAACTTTTTATCATTATTGAAAAACCGAGAGTTTATGGGTTATGCGCTAGCGCAAGGATTCATCATGGCCGGAATTTTTGCGTATGTTGCTGGTACGCCATTTGTTTACCAAAACATTTACGAGGTTTCGCCGCAAATGTTTAGTTTGTTATTTGGAATGAATGGAATCGGGCTTATTATCGGAACGCATACCGTTGGACGGCTAACAGGCGTATTAACGGAAAAACAAATTTTGGAAAGCGGTTTGTTGCTATCTATTATCTCAGGAGCGGTGTTACTCATTGTTGTATTGGTAAATGGTCCACTTCTAGCTATTGTTATTCCGATATTCTTTTTCGTGATGTCCATTGCTGTTATTTCCACGTCATCCTTTTCATTGGCCATGGAGTCACAAGGACATATTGCAGGGAGTGCATCGGCTTTACTCGGCTTATTGCCTTTCATTTTAGGGGCAATTACAGCACCGCTTGTTGGAATCGCGGGTGAAGAAACGGCAATCCCAATGGGTGCCATTATCTTTGTATCAGCATTGATCGCTGTTCTATCGTATTGGGGCCTTGCGAGAACTAAAAAAGAAGTAATATAG
- a CDS encoding polynucleotide kinase-phosphatase produces the protein MRITIPYSGLVLLVGASNSGKSTLLNKWIEEEKILSSEVISSDDYREIVGDTNYISWANRPKDEADGLYDEYQAISKEAFNMMDNVVEARCRLNKVTFIDATHLHPDDRKKYVKLAEKHNVPAVAIFMDVAQSVLLERNAGRENPRETRRVKQQFQTLKREKRFIKKDGFKSIFFTDSVEAIELVRRENPLMIDVGQGLDVIGDIHGCYDEMIQLLLKLGYVENEDGLFIHPEGRRFLSLGDVMSRGPKSLKTMLFMQKHVEQRLAYMIDSNHGWKVARWLEGRDVTMNHGDEKVVAEFLDYEARYGEDQTIETKQLLKDFLMQAPSHYVIMQNGVSVAVCTHAGIRDEYIGKQSLEIQDFCRYGDTDGFNEIGKPVRKDWTIHHEGSAVIIWGHDPKPQPLLINNTVNIDQGVVFGGKLTAYRYPEKEFLAVKAARDYSDAADNPLIEWEENRLNPPNIGKFINGFSVLTEQLGEVKIHSDIVKSAIDTVSHYALPLEQLVYIPPTMSPTPVTSSEPDYLEHPKEAIAYYRSHGVHTMIAEKKHMGSRAVLLVFMDVESAKHTIGSEVLGAIYTRTGRRFFDEETETEILSRLNEELTSKSYFEKHETNYVLLDAEIMPWNLKAKALISEQYAHVSENAILDRMKLKEKLVSAAEKNEDLTRFLVENEEKLEHAQTFKEVFQKYCWDAEETVDIQIAPFHVLAHSGETFFEKPHVWHMEMNKEFAEGSSLFVETAYKVISDESSEQEVIAWWQEMTEDGHEGIVIKPEFFIARSKGKLLQPAIKVRGRKYLNIIYGMDYLIPENLERLKKRSAGKKQKLALREFALGIEGVQRFVDGESLERVHECVLATLALESDPVDPRL, from the coding sequence ATGAGAATTACGATTCCTTATTCCGGACTTGTTTTGCTTGTCGGTGCTTCCAATAGCGGTAAATCAACATTATTGAATAAGTGGATTGAAGAAGAGAAAATACTGTCTTCCGAAGTCATTAGTTCGGACGACTATCGGGAAATTGTTGGAGATACGAATTACATTAGTTGGGCGAATCGGCCGAAAGATGAAGCGGATGGTCTTTACGATGAATATCAGGCTATTTCCAAAGAAGCTTTCAATATGATGGACAATGTTGTCGAGGCAAGATGCCGTTTGAATAAAGTAACGTTTATCGATGCAACTCATTTGCACCCCGATGACCGAAAAAAATACGTTAAATTAGCCGAGAAACACAATGTCCCAGCGGTGGCGATTTTTATGGACGTAGCGCAAAGCGTCTTACTCGAACGGAATGCCGGGCGCGAAAATCCAAGAGAAACAAGACGCGTGAAGCAACAATTTCAAACGCTTAAGAGAGAAAAGCGGTTTATCAAGAAAGATGGTTTTAAATCCATCTTTTTTACAGATTCAGTGGAAGCGATTGAACTGGTTAGACGGGAAAATCCGTTGATGATTGATGTTGGGCAAGGACTCGATGTGATAGGCGACATTCACGGGTGTTACGATGAGATGATTCAGCTTCTACTTAAGCTTGGATATGTGGAGAATGAGGACGGTCTTTTTATTCACCCTGAAGGCCGGCGTTTTCTATCCCTTGGCGATGTCATGAGCAGGGGACCTAAATCCCTGAAGACGATGCTGTTTATGCAGAAGCATGTTGAACAAAGACTGGCTTATATGATAGATAGTAACCACGGATGGAAGGTTGCTCGTTGGCTTGAGGGCCGTGATGTGACGATGAATCACGGTGATGAAAAAGTTGTTGCTGAATTTCTGGACTACGAAGCGCGGTACGGTGAGGATCAAACGATTGAAACGAAGCAGTTGTTAAAGGATTTTCTTATGCAGGCACCGTCTCATTACGTAATCATGCAAAATGGGGTTTCGGTTGCGGTCTGTACACACGCTGGCATTCGAGATGAATATATCGGCAAGCAGTCACTGGAAATTCAGGATTTCTGCCGATACGGTGACACGGACGGATTTAATGAGATTGGCAAACCCGTACGAAAAGATTGGACAATCCACCATGAGGGAAGTGCGGTAATTATTTGGGGACATGACCCAAAACCACAACCGCTTCTGATCAATAATACGGTCAATATTGATCAAGGTGTTGTGTTTGGCGGAAAATTGACCGCATATCGTTATCCAGAAAAAGAATTTTTGGCCGTGAAAGCTGCGAGGGATTATTCTGACGCTGCCGATAATCCATTAATCGAATGGGAAGAAAATCGACTAAATCCACCGAATATCGGGAAATTCATTAATGGCTTTTCGGTCTTGACGGAACAACTGGGCGAAGTGAAAATACATTCGGATATTGTGAAATCGGCAATTGACACCGTTTCCCATTACGCGCTTCCACTAGAGCAATTGGTTTACATTCCACCGACAATGAGCCCGACGCCTGTCACCTCGTCGGAACCTGACTATTTGGAACATCCGAAAGAAGCAATCGCCTATTATAGGAGCCACGGCGTTCATACGATGATTGCTGAGAAAAAACATATGGGCAGTCGAGCGGTTTTGTTAGTATTCATGGACGTGGAATCAGCGAAACATACGATTGGTTCTGAGGTGTTGGGTGCTATTTATACAAGAACGGGAAGGCGTTTCTTCGATGAAGAGACAGAAACTGAAATCCTATCGAGGCTAAATGAAGAACTTACCTCTAAAAGCTATTTCGAAAAACATGAGACGAATTATGTTCTACTGGATGCAGAAATCATGCCTTGGAATTTAAAGGCGAAGGCGTTAATCAGTGAGCAATATGCGCACGTCTCGGAAAATGCCATTCTTGATCGCATGAAGTTAAAAGAAAAGTTGGTATCCGCAGCTGAAAAGAATGAGGACTTGACGCGTTTTTTAGTAGAAAACGAAGAGAAACTTGAACATGCCCAGACCTTCAAAGAAGTGTTTCAAAAGTATTGTTGGGACGCGGAAGAAACAGTCGATATTCAAATCGCCCCGTTCCATGTATTAGCCCATAGCGGTGAAACTTTTTTTGAAAAGCCTCATGTGTGGCATATGGAAATGAATAAAGAATTTGCGGAAGGATCCTCTCTGTTTGTTGAGACAGCATACAAGGTCATTTCAGATGAAAGTAGCGAACAGGAAGTTATCGCCTGGTGGCAAGAAATGACTGAGGATGGACACGAAGGGATCGTGATCAAACCGGAGTTCTTCATTGCTCGAAGCAAAGGAAAATTGTTACAGCCAGCGATCAAGGTTAGAGGGAGAAAATACTTGAATATTATATACGGAATGGATTATTTAATCCCGGAAAATCTTGAGCGCTTGAAAAAGCGGAGCGCTGGAAAAAAACAAAAACTGGCACTTAGGGAATTTGCTTTAGGTATTGAAGGGGTCCAAAGATTTGTCGACGGTGAGTCCCTAGAACGAGTCCATGAATGCGTTCTTGCTACATTGGCATTGGAATCAGATCCAGTTGATCCTAGATTATAA
- a CDS encoding methyltransferase domain-containing protein, which produces MQLTIKATGENVKVISHLLAKNPDNIYERKNKGHFIRLFYSTFTETELEVTIFVTPDPLALIKHSSNIYDIVHYINDREFAVSSIFTSLIRSALGTALNGQPKEEYIEWVDHPFSFEFSFGPVVSDLSDAEIQGLFEPLGYRVDIEYGETDYSFQLKTRSSARFLMISGTVTLQKALQQLYVLIPVMDNYKHYFIDEAEIEKIKRYGDGWLDDHPEREFIIRKALRFKELYSQMEENIAEEKSPKSPRLNELRYDKIIETINDLPSKKSVVDFGSGEGKLSARLGFVDGVQEILAVEPSERETLKAVKRFEKIKSKEGFVEPKTIWGSLFYYDERLEDKDVIILCEVIEHIDEERLAKAMRLIVDDYKPQTLIITTPNQEYNSVYEMTDAKRHFDHRFEWTREEFEKSCADWNRLGSYKLEFEGIGEVHEVYGHPTQMCKFVRKGDAS; this is translated from the coding sequence GTGCAACTAACAATCAAAGCAACGGGTGAAAACGTGAAAGTCATTTCACATTTACTCGCTAAAAATCCCGATAATATTTACGAGAGAAAAAACAAGGGGCACTTCATTCGCCTATTTTATAGTACATTTACTGAAACGGAACTGGAGGTTACGATTTTTGTAACGCCTGATCCGTTGGCGCTAATCAAACATTCGTCGAATATATACGATATCGTGCATTATATTAACGACCGTGAATTTGCGGTAAGTAGTATTTTTACGTCACTTATACGATCTGCATTGGGAACAGCTTTGAATGGTCAGCCAAAAGAGGAATATATTGAATGGGTAGATCATCCGTTTTCATTTGAATTCAGCTTTGGTCCAGTTGTTTCAGACTTATCTGACGCGGAAATTCAAGGTCTTTTTGAACCGCTTGGCTACCGAGTAGACATCGAATATGGTGAAACAGATTATTCATTTCAGTTAAAAACTAGAAGTTCAGCTCGTTTCTTAATGATTTCTGGGACAGTTACACTCCAAAAAGCACTTCAACAACTATATGTACTTATTCCAGTTATGGATAATTATAAACATTACTTTATTGACGAAGCTGAAATTGAAAAGATTAAACGCTACGGGGATGGGTGGCTCGATGACCATCCGGAAAGAGAGTTTATCATTCGAAAAGCGCTTCGATTCAAAGAACTCTATAGCCAGATGGAAGAGAATATAGCGGAAGAAAAGTCACCCAAATCACCACGTCTGAATGAACTGCGTTACGATAAAATTATTGAAACAATAAACGATTTACCTTCTAAAAAATCGGTTGTTGATTTCGGTTCTGGTGAGGGGAAATTATCTGCTAGGTTAGGGTTTGTAGATGGCGTCCAGGAAATACTGGCGGTTGAACCATCGGAAAGAGAAACATTGAAAGCTGTAAAACGATTTGAAAAGATAAAAAGTAAAGAAGGATTCGTTGAACCGAAAACGATTTGGGGATCGTTATTTTATTATGATGAAAGGTTAGAGGATAAAGATGTCATCATTTTATGTGAAGTAATTGAACATATCGACGAAGAGCGACTGGCGAAAGCAATGCGTTTAATCGTTGATGACTATAAACCGCAAACCCTTATTATCACGACGCCAAATCAAGAATATAATTCGGTCTATGAAATGACGGATGCGAAACGGCATTTCGATCATCGGTTTGAATGGACAAGGGAAGAGTTTGAGAAGTCTTGCGCAGATTGGAATCGTTTAGGAAGCTATAAACTCGAGTTTGAAGGCATCGGAGAAGTGCATGAAGTGTATGGTCATCCAACACAAATGTGCAAGTTTGTCAGGAAGGGGGATGCATCATGA
- a CDS encoding N-acetyltransferase yields MTITITPPIDIEELAFFLAEANKVPSKHIGYCGSDKESILHDLTHDFSDLDLAKSFTVAYENEIIIGAMGLDIDEDDLSAEVWGPFLRGESMIVLAENLFKKVLSYSDSEISLRKFFFFLNQENKIGKEFVLNLGGIEKGNHYILQAKRDGFKESNHKEIEKYETGFEGSFSKIHQLEFPTTYYNAKNIISRLNEHNQLLIIKNDSTEIKGYVYVEAEPEQGQGSIEYVAVSDKFRKQGIGTKLIQSALNHLFSYESIKGVTLSVEKENEKAIHLYEAAGFNRKHELIDLRMERTPCN; encoded by the coding sequence ATGACGATTACAATAACACCTCCAATTGATATAGAGGAACTTGCCTTTTTTTTAGCAGAGGCGAACAAAGTACCGAGTAAACATATTGGCTATTGCGGTAGCGATAAAGAATCGATTTTACATGACTTGACGCATGACTTTTCGGATTTAGATTTAGCTAAATCTTTTACAGTTGCGTATGAAAACGAGATAATTATAGGTGCAATGGGCTTGGACATTGATGAAGATGACTTAAGCGCAGAGGTATGGGGTCCATTTTTGAGAGGTGAAAGCATGATTGTTCTTGCAGAAAATCTCTTTAAAAAGGTACTTTCTTATTCAGATTCAGAGATTTCCTTAAGGAAGTTCTTCTTTTTTCTAAACCAGGAAAATAAAATCGGGAAAGAATTTGTTTTGAATCTTGGTGGAATCGAAAAGGGAAACCATTATATCTTACAAGCAAAACGTGATGGATTTAAAGAATCTAATCATAAAGAAATTGAAAAATATGAGACAGGTTTTGAAGGTTCTTTTTCAAAAATTCACCAATTAGAGTTTCCAACGACATATTATAATGCGAAGAATATCATAAGTCGTTTAAATGAACATAATCAATTGTTAATAATAAAAAATGATAGTACAGAAATTAAAGGATATGTCTATGTAGAAGCCGAACCAGAGCAGGGGCAAGGTTCGATTGAATATGTTGCGGTTTCTGATAAATTTAGAAAACAAGGGATCGGGACAAAGCTGATTCAATCTGCTTTAAACCATCTATTTTCATATGAATCGATCAAGGGTGTTACGCTCTCAGTTGAGAAAGAAAATGAAAAAGCGATTCATCTTTATGAAGCAGCGGGGTTTAATAGAAAGCATGAACTTATCGATTTGAGAATGGAGAGAACACCGTGCAACTAA
- a CDS encoding spore germination protein GerW family protein: MEVNGINPTINSTATKPFYRSPIGVIFDKFARYKDVSLVYGEPIELENKKVLPVAKVDYYVGGGGGYSGESKNSSATQGEGGGGYISVKPLGVYEITSDKVKFKPVIDMKFILAIITLLTLGLTLLMRLGKKK; this comes from the coding sequence ATGGAAGTGAATGGGATAAATCCTACTATAAATTCAACGGCAACAAAGCCATTTTATCGTTCGCCAATTGGCGTGATTTTTGATAAATTCGCCAGATATAAGGATGTTTCATTGGTGTACGGGGAACCGATTGAACTTGAAAATAAAAAAGTACTTCCTGTAGCAAAAGTCGATTATTATGTAGGTGGCGGTGGCGGTTATTCTGGTGAAAGTAAAAACTCATCAGCAACGCAAGGAGAAGGAGGCGGGGGGTATATTTCTGTTAAACCTTTAGGGGTTTATGAGATTACTTCCGACAAAGTAAAGTTTAAACCTGTAATTGATATGAAATTTATTCTGGCGATTATTACTTTACTTACGTTGGGATTAACACTATTAATGAGGCTTGGTAAAAAGAAATAG
- a CDS encoding NUDIX hydrolase yields MGYVRELRKLVGNRPLILPGAVVIILNEQNEILLQHRSDGGWGLPGGIMELGESMEETGRREVQEETGLKVGELELMGIFSGEDYFLKVANGDELYSVTAVYATRDVTGDIVIDGVESLDVQYFPLAALPENLASGSRSYIEPYLSKLKDW; encoded by the coding sequence ATGGGTTATGTCAGGGAATTACGTAAATTAGTTGGAAATCGACCGCTTATTTTACCGGGGGCAGTTGTGATTATACTAAACGAACAGAATGAAATTCTTCTACAGCATAGATCAGACGGCGGGTGGGGGCTACCTGGTGGGATAATGGAACTTGGAGAAAGTATGGAGGAAACGGGCAGGCGTGAGGTGCAAGAAGAAACAGGACTTAAGGTAGGAGAGTTGGAGCTCATGGGCATATTCTCCGGTGAGGATTATTTTCTTAAAGTAGCAAATGGTGATGAATTGTATTCTGTTACGGCTGTTTATGCAACACGGGATGTAACAGGGGATATTGTAATTGACGGGGTTGAATCCCTGGATGTTCAGTACTTTCCGCTTGCAGCACTTCCGGAAAATTTGGCGTCTGGGTCTAGAAGTTATATTGAGCCGTACTTGTCTAAATTAAAGGATTGGTAA
- a CDS encoding YciI family protein, with product MKCVIHFTTGIAWLEGQPHWKQGLIPHREYVREALAKGILIAGGPFMDHTGGLIILEVDNLEEAKRFADNDPAVIDGKFEAKVYPWEPLEGIFNE from the coding sequence ATGAAATGCGTAATTCATTTTACGACCGGTATTGCTTGGCTAGAAGGGCAACCACATTGGAAACAGGGTCTTATTCCGCATAGGGAATATGTTAGAGAGGCTTTGGCGAAGGGGATCTTAATCGCAGGTGGCCCTTTTATGGATCATACGGGCGGGTTGATTATTTTAGAAGTTGATAATTTGGAGGAGGCCAAGCGCTTTGCGGATAATGATCCGGCCGTCATTGATGGGAAGTTTGAAGCTAAAGTTTATCCGTGGGAACCGCTAGAGGGGATTTTCAACGAGTAA
- a CDS encoding DUF1801 domain-containing protein, producing the protein MKLTTLERGDYTKYELKTKETDKSVIEFIENVDSPQKREDAYKLLDIFTETTGLQAKMWGPSIIGFGSYHYKYASGHEGDAPLVGFSPRKAKISLYLTTNEKVRENLLKELGKHTTGKMCVYVNKVADIDVEVLKEFIVETVKYLKEVYPDVAK; encoded by the coding sequence ATGAAATTAACAACTTTAGAAAGGGGAGATTATACTAAGTACGAATTAAAAACAAAAGAAACCGACAAAAGTGTTATCGAATTTATTGAGAATGTCGATAGCCCCCAAAAACGTGAAGACGCTTATAAGTTGTTGGACATTTTTACAGAAACAACGGGTTTGCAGGCAAAGATGTGGGGCCCGAGTATTATCGGATTCGGTTCTTATCATTATAAATATGCATCCGGTCACGAAGGGGATGCGCCGCTAGTTGGTTTCTCGCCACGAAAAGCAAAAATTAGCTTATATTTAACGACAAATGAGAAGGTACGGGAAAATTTATTAAAGGAATTAGGAAAACATACAACAGGGAAAATGTGCGTATATGTTAATAAAGTGGCGGATATAGATGTTGAAGTGTTAAAAGAGTTTATTGTCGAGACTGTAAAATATTTGAAAGAAGTCTATCCGGACGTTGCTAAATGA
- a CDS encoding ABC transporter ATP-binding protein, which yields MENVSKTYRGHGNTKQALKGVDLMVGNGEIVGLVGESGSGKSTLARIIMQLEKRDNGSIFLNEEPAIKSKAFYTECQLIFQNASVALNPSWTVREILLEPLRKMKEDRGAYILNMLEKVKLTKEHLNKLPSELSGGERQRVNLLRSILVRPKLLICDEIVSNLDRLIQKEIIDLLIDINRETGMAILFIAHDLKVVTYMCDRIYVMKNGEIIDESSKVNDKFTFSHPYSNKLFQAMLGKQNNGLN from the coding sequence GTGGAAAATGTTTCAAAAACATATCGAGGTCATGGCAATACGAAACAGGCTCTCAAGGGTGTCGATTTAATGGTTGGCAATGGCGAAATCGTTGGGCTCGTCGGTGAAAGTGGAAGCGGAAAGAGTACGCTAGCGCGAATCATTATGCAGTTGGAAAAACGGGACAACGGATCCATATTTTTGAATGAAGAGCCCGCGATAAAGTCCAAAGCTTTTTACACAGAATGCCAACTCATTTTCCAAAACGCATCAGTAGCGCTTAATCCATCGTGGACTGTTCGAGAAATTTTGCTGGAGCCACTTCGAAAAATGAAAGAAGACCGCGGTGCATATATCCTGAACATGCTTGAAAAAGTTAAATTGACAAAAGAGCATTTAAACAAACTCCCTTCTGAACTAAGTGGCGGCGAAAGACAACGGGTGAACTTGCTCAGATCGATTCTCGTTCGCCCAAAACTATTAATATGCGACGAAATCGTCTCCAACCTCGACCGACTCATTCAAAAAGAAATTATTGATTTATTAATCGACATTAACCGAGAAACCGGCATGGCGATTCTGTTCATCGCACATGATTTAAAAGTGGTGACTTATATGTGTGACCGAATTTACGTCATGAAAAACGGAGAAATCATTGATGAAAGTTCGAAAGTGAATGATAAATTCACCTTTTCACATCCGTATTCAAATAAACTTTTTCAGGCGATGTTAGGCAAGCAAAATAATGGATTGAACTGA
- a CDS encoding ABC transporter ATP-binding protein: MLEVNQLSIEINGKRIVEASSFFVPRGRITSIIGESGSGKSMTIAALLDILPAGSEATGQALFADKDLLTMSNKELSTIRGSQLFTIFQDAANSFNPSIKMGKQLYEFSGRKMKHSVAEFQEKMDEILNDLGLPKEIMEQYSFELSGGMLQRCMIACALYVEPKLLIADEPTSALDTVLQKEFIELLKELNKKHGTTILLITHDLDIVSEVSDEMVVMHKGKVVETGSVTEIFERPKNGYTIRLLESRF; the protein is encoded by the coding sequence GTGCTTGAAGTAAATCAGCTGTCAATTGAAATCAACGGAAAGAGAATTGTCGAAGCGAGTTCGTTTTTTGTTCCACGTGGAAGAATAACATCGATAATTGGCGAAAGCGGCAGTGGGAAAAGCATGACCATTGCCGCACTGCTAGATATCTTACCCGCAGGATCAGAAGCGACGGGACAAGCCTTGTTTGCCGATAAAGATTTGCTAACGATGTCGAATAAAGAACTGTCAACGATACGGGGGTCTCAGCTATTCACGATCTTTCAAGACGCAGCCAATAGTTTTAATCCTTCTATAAAAATGGGAAAGCAATTATACGAGTTTTCGGGTAGGAAGATGAAACACAGCGTTGCGGAATTTCAAGAGAAGATGGACGAAATATTGAACGACCTTGGATTACCAAAAGAAATCATGGAACAGTACTCATTTGAATTATCGGGCGGGATGTTGCAACGATGCATGATTGCATGTGCACTATACGTCGAACCGAAGTTACTAATCGCCGACGAGCCGACATCGGCCCTCGACACAGTTTTACAAAAAGAATTCATCGAGCTATTGAAAGAGCTAAATAAAAAACATGGGACGACCATTCTTTTAATCACGCATGATTTAGACATCGTTTCGGAAGTTTCCGATGAAATGGTTGTCATGCATAAAGGGAAAGTCGTCGAAACTGGCAGTGTAACGGAAATATTTGAACGACCAAAAAATGGGTATACAATACGATTGTTGGAAAGTCGATTCTGA
- a CDS encoding ABC transporter permease: MKSRKMFIFWSIILGIIVLSTVFSGILAPYEPNDMNLDEVYLSPGDGHLLGTDHLGRDVFSRLLEGGKVTLTVATLSVLFSLLLGVLYGGLSGYVGGFVDTTMMRLLEVFITIPSLVIILAFQAFMQGGMWSMALIIGITGWLTTARIVRSEFMRLKDAEFVQMAKMFGTPIWKIIFGHLLRNSVSAIFVVTLFNFAGAIFIEVSLSFLGIGVPPAIPSWGNMLYYAQNDILIGAWWIGLFPGILIFVTILAINFIGEGLKDPERRRFGA, translated from the coding sequence ATGAAATCTCGAAAAATGTTTATTTTTTGGAGCATTATCCTTGGAATTATTGTATTATCAACTGTTTTTTCTGGTATTCTCGCACCTTATGAACCGAACGATATGAATCTTGATGAAGTCTATTTATCTCCGGGGGACGGTCACTTATTAGGCACGGATCATCTTGGGCGTGATGTTTTTTCTCGTTTGTTGGAAGGCGGTAAAGTCACGCTTACGGTCGCGACTTTATCTGTACTATTCTCGCTACTGCTTGGTGTGTTATACGGTGGACTTAGTGGTTATGTTGGCGGATTTGTCGATACTACGATGATGCGGCTTCTAGAAGTATTCATTACAATCCCGTCACTTGTCATCATCCTCGCATTTCAAGCATTTATGCAAGGCGGCATGTGGAGTATGGCGCTAATTATCGGGATAACCGGTTGGCTGACGACTGCACGGATTGTCCGTTCCGAATTCATGCGGTTAAAAGACGCTGAATTTGTTCAAATGGCCAAAATGTTCGGCACGCCGATTTGGAAAATCATTTTCGGTCATTTACTTCGAAACAGTGTCTCCGCAATATTTGTCGTAACCTTGTTTAACTTCGCCGGTGCAATCTTTATTGAGGTATCGTTAAGCTTTCTCGGCATCGGTGTTCCACCAGCTATTCCGTCATGGGGAAATATGTTGTACTACGCGCAAAATGATATATTAATTGGCGCTTGGTGGATTGGGTTGTTTCCAGGAATTCTAATTTTTGTTACAATCCTAGCGATTAACTTCATAGGGGAAGGTTTGAAAGACCCGGAACGGAGGCGATTTGGTGCTTGA